The genomic interval CAGGTAAAAAACCTTCTCGTAGCAAGACACTGAGGATTTCTGGATTCGTGTTTTTAATTTCGCCGACATAGCCAAGATCATAGCCTTTTTCGTGGCTTTTTTTCTGCGCTTCAATCAGGTGTCCATCTTTTCCACTCAAGCCGACGGCTTTCCCACCAAACATATTCAGATGGGAAATAATTTCTTTATTGATAGTCCCGGAAAGCACCATTTCCGCAACTTTCAGGTTTTCACGGCTAGTGACCCGTAAACCGTCAATAAAGGTAACTTCCTGTCCCAATTGTTCCATGGCACGACTGACTTCGGGGCCACCGCCATGAACGATCACTGGCATTAAACCCAGCGATTGCAAGAGCACAATATCATGAGCAAAATCTTTTTTAAGCGTTTCATCCACCATGGCGGCTCCGCCATATTTAATAACAACGATTTTATTTCTGAAAGACTGAATGTACGATAATGCCTCAATGAGCAGTTCTTTTTTATCCTGATTTGTAATGTCAACCATGAGAATCTCCGGAAAATATTTTGATTTGTATGACCAAATGGTTCAATGCGATTTTAGTTCTAAAAATTGAGTACAGCCATTATTCAATCAAATAATTTGAATGATGAGCCACAGAAATCATATGAAAACAAAACAAATTCAAGTTGTATCAAAGAGAGTATGATTCGTACTTGGATAATCAATCAGTATTTGATATAGATCTCTGAAAAGAGTCTTTCCATAATAAATCATCTGGTTCCCTGTAAGAAATATGTCTGCTCCAAATAATAACTCATTTTCCTATATGCATCTGCTCTGGAAAAACAAAAAAGAAATTCTGATCCTTTGTCTTTTGTTGACGTTGTTGTCCTATGCGATGACTGTGTGGAACGGAAGTGACGAAATATCAGAGCAAACTGAGCAGATCATGAGAGTTCTCACCATGGAACAGGTTGAAATAACCAATTACAAGCAAGAACTCCTCCAGTGGAAAATTATTGGCTCCCATGCAAGAGCGATTGAA from SAR324 cluster bacterium carries:
- the argB gene encoding acetylglutamate kinase is translated as MVDITNQDKKELLIEALSYIQSFRNKIVVIKYGGAAMVDETLKKDFAHDIVLLQSLGLMPVIVHGGGPEVSRAMEQLGQEVTFIDGLRVTSRENLKVAEMVLSGTINKEIISHLNMFGGKAVGLSGKDGHLIEAQKKSHEKGYDLGYVGEIKNTNPEILSVLLREGFLPVVSPIGMGDNGLTYNVNADTVAAYIASALKADKVIFLTNVDGIMEENQLLTELTSQEVEAKIVQGVIYGGMLPKVQAALHAIHHGVKSAHIINGKDPHSVIAELFTHKGIGTKIAD